In Emys orbicularis isolate rEmyOrb1 chromosome 12, rEmyOrb1.hap1, whole genome shotgun sequence, one genomic interval encodes:
- the LOC135886419 gene encoding olfactory receptor 6E1-like: MENQTAVTEFILLGFTDVRWLQILLFVLFLITYVLTLAGNILIISITLVDRRLQTPMYFFLRNFSLLEISFTLASIPKVLFNLASGHKSISVAGCFAQCLFYLTVGTAEFLLLAAMSFDRYMAICNPLQYTSIMNSHFCNWLVLGSWLIGFGYVLVPLVLLFRLPFCGPNIINHFFCDNSELLKLACTDTWLLGLLHFLFATGSILGTLAVTVFSYFKIISTVMHIPSTAERQKAFSTCASQITVISISYGSCIFMYVTPTWSSRLDLSRAVAVLNNVVSPLLNPFIFSLRNKQVKEALRDTLSQSKVFSKNPKM; the protein is encoded by the coding sequence ATGGAGAACCAAACTGCAGTGACAGAGTTTATCCTTCTGGGCTTCACAGATGTTCGCTGGCTGCAGATCCTGCTCTTCGTTTTGTTCCTCATCACCTATGTCTTGACCTTAGCTGGAAACATTCTCATTATCTCCATCACTCTGGTGGACCGGCGCCTCCAGACGCCCATGTATTTTTTCCTCAGGAATTTCTCACTTTTGGAGATCAGCTTCACCTTGGCCTCCATCCCGAAAGTTTTGTTCAACCTGGCATCGGGTCATAAGTCAATATCTGTGGCTGGGTGCTTTGCACAATGTTTATTTTATCTCACTGTGGGCACTGCTGAGTTTCTCCTGCTGGCGGCCATGTCCTTTGACCGATACATGGCCATCTGCAACCCCCTGCAATACACATCCATCATGAACAGTCACTTCTGTAACTGGCTGGTGCTGGGCTCTTGGCTTATTGGTTTCGGGTATGTGCTCGTCCCACTTGTTCTATTGTTCCGGTTGCCATTCTGTGGCCCCAACATCAttaaccatttcttctgtgacaacTCTGAATTGCTTAAACTTGCCTGCACAGACACCTGGCTCCTAGGACTCCTGCATTTCCTCTTTGCCACAGGCAGCATATTGGGCACTTTAGCCGTCACTGTCTTCTCCTATTTCAAGATCATCTCCACGGTGATGCACATCCCCTCCACGGCCGAGAGGCAGAAAGCTttctccacctgcgcctctcaaATCACCGTGATCTCCATCTCCTATGGCAGCTGCATTTTCATGTATGTCACGCCCACATGGAGCAGCAGGCTGGACTTGAGCAGGGCTGTGGCTGTTCTTAACAACGTTGTGTCCCCTCTGCTCAACCCCTTCATCTTCAGCCTAAGGAACAAACAGGTGAAAGAGGCCTTGAGGGACACACTCAGCCAGAGCAAGGTATTTTCTAAGAATCCAAAGATGTAA
- the LOC135887053 gene encoding olfactory receptor 6C75-like, translated as MKNHTTMVEFIILGLSNSRHLNTILFVVLLVIFLLTIMGNIIVVSLSLVDHRLQSPMHFFLRNFSFLEICFTSVIMPRFLYSLLTERKSISLPGCFLQLLLFFLLGTCIFFHVAMMSFDRYMAICHPLHYGTIMNGRVCFQLVLGCWVMSFLLIFPPTFMVVLLLFCGPNVINHFYCDTAALLQLSCRDTGHIEVMILVSATVILLGTLTVTIVSYGCIISTIMRIPSTTGRKKAFSTCSAHLLVVVILYSSSIFRYIRPGQRGVRDFDKVVSFLYSVVAQLFNPYIYALCNEQVKQALKGVCDRAFSKCVRLS; from the coding sequence ATGAAGAACCACACCACCATGGTGGAATTCATCATCTTGGGCCTGTCCAACAGCCGTCATTTAAACACCATCCTGTTTGTGGTTCTATTAGTTATCTTCCTGTTGACCATAATGGGTAACATCATTGTTGTCAGCCTCTCCCTGGTGGACCATCGCCTCCAATCCCCCATGCATTTCTTCCTCAGGAACTTCTCTTTTTTGGAGATCTGCTTCACCTCTGTCATCATGCCCAGGTTCCTCTACAGCCTCCTGACAGAGAGAAAATCTATTTCCCTCCCTGGTTGTTTTCttcagttgttgttgttcttCCTCCTGGGCACCTGTATATTTTTCCATGTGGCTATGATGTCCTTTGACCGCTACATGGCTATCTGCCATCCCTTGCATTATGGCACCATCATGAATGGCAGGGTCTGCTTCCAGTTAGTGCTGGGCTGCTGGGTGATGAGTTTTCTCTTAATATTTCCCCCAACATTTATGGTTGTGCTGTTACTGTTCTGTGGCCCCAATGTCATAAACCACTTCTACTGCGATACAGCCGCATTGCTCCAACTGTCCTGCAGGGACACGGGACACATTGAGGTAATGATCTTGGTTTCAGCAACAGTCATCTTACTTGGTACTTTAACAGTCACTATCGTTTCCTATGGCTGTATCATCTCCACTATTATGCGCATCCCGTCCACCACAGGAAGGAAAaaagccttttccacctgctccgcTCACCTGCTGGTGGTTGTGATATTATACAGTAGCTCCATCTTCAGGTACATCCGACCAGGTCAGCGGGGAGTGAGGGACTTTGACAAAGTTGTGTCCTTTCTGTACTCTGTGGTTGCTCAACTCTTTAACCCCTACATCTACGCTCTCTGCAACGAACAAGTCAAACAAGCCCTGAAGGGCGTCTGTGACAGAGCATTTTCTAAATGTGTGAGGCTCTCATGA
- the LOC135887023 gene encoding olfactory receptor 6C75-like, giving the protein MKNHTTVVEFIILGLSNSRHLNTILFVVLLVIFLLTIMGNIIVVSLSLVDHRLQSPMHFFLRNFSFLEICFTSVIMPRFLYSLLTERKSISLPGCFLQLLLFFLLGTCIFFHVAMMSFDRYMAICHPLHYGTIMNGRVCFQLVLGCWVMSFLLIFPPTFMVVLLLFCGPNVINHFYCDTAALLQLSCRDTGHIEVMILVSATVILLGTLTVTIVSYGCIISTIMRIPSTTGRKKAFSTCSAHLLVVVILYSSSIFRYIRPGQRGVRDFDKVVSFLYSVVAQLFNPYIYALCNEQVKQALKGVCDRAFSKCVRLS; this is encoded by the coding sequence ATGAAGAACCACACCACCGTGGTGGAATTCATCATCTTGGGCCTGTCCAACAGCCGTCATTTAAACACCATCCTGTTTGTGGTTCTATTAGTTATCTTCCTGTTGACCATAATGGGTAACATCATTGTTGTCAGCCTCTCCCTGGTGGACCATCGCCTCCAATCCCCCATGCATTTCTTCCTCAGGAACTTCTCTTTTTTGGAGATCTGCTTCACCTCTGTCATCATGCCCAGGTTCCTCTACAGCCTCCTGACAGAGAGAAAATCTATTTCCCTCCCTGGTTGTTTTCttcagttgttgttgttcttCCTCCTGGGCACCTGTATATTTTTCCATGTGGCTATGATGTCCTTTGACCGCTACATGGCTATCTGCCATCCCTTGCATTATGGCACCATCATGAATGGCAGGGTCTGCTTCCAGTTAGTGCTGGGCTGCTGGGTGATGAGTTTTCTCTTAATATTTCCCCCAACATTTATGGTTGTGCTGTTACTGTTCTGTGGCCCCAATGTCATAAACCACTTCTACTGCGATACAGCCGCATTGCTCCAACTGTCCTGCAGGGACACGGGACACATTGAGGTAATGATCTTGGTTTCAGCAACAGTCATCTTACTTGGTACTTTAACAGTCACTATCGTTTCCTATGGCTGTATCATCTCCACTATTATGCGCATCCCGTCCACCACAGGAAGGAAAaaagccttttccacctgctccgcTCACCTGCTGGTGGTTGTGATATTATACAGTAGCTCCATCTTCAGGTACATCCGACCAGGTCAGCGGGGAGTGAGGGACTTTGACAAAGTTGTGTCCTTTCTGTACTCTGTGGTTGCTCAACTCTTTAACCCCTACATCTACGCTCTCTGCAACGAACAAGTCAAACAAGCCCTGAAGGGCGTCTGTGACAGAGCATTTTCTAAATGTGTGAGGCTCTCATGA